One genomic region from Phorcysia thermohydrogeniphila encodes:
- a CDS encoding phenylacetate--CoA ligase family protein, with the protein MFQRRLETLDREVLERIQLERLKKTLGRIKEKNKKYWEKLGKVEPEDIKSLDDLKSLPFLTKEELRENYPFGLACGEQWEFVRFHMSSGTTGTPVVNPYTPSDVEQWGEIMARCLSAAGLTYKDVLQITPSFGLFNGGFGFHYGAEKIGCFVVPIGPGRTLLQLKFMKDFKTTAIAAIASYPLRLIEVAKEEGFDFNETELRVGIFGAEVWSDEMRRYIEREMGIETFDIIGMTETGGVGLGIDCKAHCGIHVWEDHYIVEIIDPETGKRVPDGEEGELVVTTLTREGLPLIRYRTRDITRILSRERCDCGRTHLRLDRIKGRTDDMLKVKGVCFYPRQIEEVIMKYPEILPNYQIIIGKVEGKDVVEVVIESSRQDEYLRERIEEEIYSLLGLHVNVTLKKKGEIPRSEGKAVRVKKFS; encoded by the coding sequence ATGTTTCAGAGGAGGCTGGAAACGCTTGACCGGGAGGTTCTTGAGAGAATTCAGCTTGAAAGGCTAAAGAAGACGCTGGGGAGGATAAAAGAAAAAAACAAGAAGTACTGGGAAAAGCTTGGCAAAGTGGAGCCGGAGGACATTAAAAGCCTTGACGACTTGAAGAGCCTGCCTTTCCTGACAAAGGAAGAACTTAGGGAGAACTATCCTTTCGGCCTTGCCTGCGGGGAGCAGTGGGAGTTTGTAAGGTTTCACATGTCCTCTGGAACGACGGGAACTCCTGTGGTGAATCCCTATACCCCTTCTGACGTGGAGCAGTGGGGAGAGATAATGGCAAGGTGTCTTTCCGCTGCCGGCTTGACCTATAAGGATGTTCTCCAGATTACGCCATCTTTTGGCCTTTTCAACGGAGGTTTTGGATTCCACTACGGGGCGGAAAAAATCGGCTGTTTCGTCGTCCCGATTGGTCCGGGAAGAACCCTTTTACAGCTCAAGTTTATGAAGGACTTTAAGACGACGGCAATTGCCGCGATAGCCTCTTACCCCCTTCGCCTCATTGAGGTCGCTAAAGAAGAAGGCTTTGACTTTAATGAAACGGAGCTGAGGGTAGGTATTTTTGGCGCTGAGGTCTGGAGCGACGAGATGCGTCGCTACATAGAAAGAGAGATGGGAATAGAGACCTTTGACATAATCGGAATGACTGAAACTGGAGGCGTTGGCTTAGGAATAGACTGTAAAGCTCACTGCGGTATCCACGTTTGGGAAGACCATTACATAGTTGAAATTATTGATCCTGAAACCGGAAAGAGAGTGCCGGATGGAGAGGAAGGGGAGCTTGTGGTTACAACTCTTACCCGGGAAGGCCTCCCACTCATCAGATACAGAACGAGGGATATAACAAGAATCCTTTCCCGTGAAAGGTGCGACTGCGGTAGAACCCACTTACGCCTTGATAGGATAAAGGGAAGAACCGACGATATGCTCAAAGTTAAAGGGGTCTGTTTCTATCCCCGCCAGATAGAAGAAGTGATAATGAAGTATCCAGAGATCCTGCCAAACTACCAGATAATCATCGGAAAAGTTGAAGGTAAAGACGTCGTTGAAGTTGTGATTGAGTCCAGCAGACAGGACGAATACCTTAGGGAGCGTATAGAAGAGGAAATTTACAGTCTCTTAGGACTTCACGTGAATGTAACGCTCAAGAAAAAGGGAGAAATTCCAAGGAGCGAAGGAAAGGCTGTGAGGGTAAAAAAGTTCTCATAG
- a CDS encoding DcaP family trimeric outer membrane transporter yields MRRALLLGTAFILSSSLPALAVTDYEVEQLRQMIEQMRIELQQVKEENRRLKEEIRLLKGGATAKGAPSFKSKSGKSVDFYGFFKIDAAYSDSKAVGKDYILFVLPETSSSNDDDFNLNFKHSRFGFLIKTEEGDYKIVGNLEFDFYGDLSGSNDPNKEGIRVRKAWVQFGKEDWNIRAGMDWMLLTQLYPHLSNFPSGALMGNIGYRIPQIRFTKLFKTESGKFTTQVALDKVWGDPWNDPLKPYIDTGSDSGTPDVQGRFVYDFDLEGVKLHLGVIGHYGKMQIDLAGGDKYLDTYSYGFEGAISPAGWLTISGKIWAGRNLAGWYTGGIGQGVLYVDSQGLYTKLADVKDDKPTDAREIDAKGGWIEVTLKPTSQWLFHVGYGVDDPDNDDFKYGSDVYKKARTKNTMYYANGLYKLTPSLGFMMEYLRVKTDYDFISADGTVNRFQGSVLYFF; encoded by the coding sequence ATGAGGAGAGCTCTGCTACTCGGAACGGCTTTTATCCTTTCATCTTCTCTTCCGGCACTTGCCGTAACGGACTACGAGGTTGAACAGCTCCGTCAGATGATTGAACAGATGAGGATCGAGCTCCAGCAGGTAAAGGAGGAAAACAGGAGACTGAAGGAAGAGATTAGACTCCTAAAAGGTGGAGCTACGGCGAAGGGAGCTCCTTCCTTCAAGAGTAAGTCCGGGAAGTCCGTTGACTTTTACGGCTTCTTCAAGATTGACGCTGCCTACTCCGATTCAAAAGCTGTAGGAAAGGACTACATCCTCTTCGTCCTTCCAGAAACTTCTTCCTCCAACGATGACGACTTCAACCTTAACTTCAAGCACAGTAGGTTTGGATTCCTGATAAAGACGGAAGAAGGTGACTACAAGATAGTTGGAAACCTTGAATTTGACTTCTACGGAGACCTTTCCGGTAGCAACGACCCCAACAAAGAGGGCATAAGGGTAAGAAAAGCTTGGGTTCAGTTCGGAAAAGAAGACTGGAACATTAGGGCTGGTATGGACTGGATGCTCCTTACTCAGCTCTATCCGCACCTTTCAAACTTCCCTTCTGGAGCTCTGATGGGTAACATCGGTTACCGCATTCCACAAATTAGGTTTACAAAGCTCTTCAAGACGGAGTCCGGTAAGTTCACAACCCAAGTTGCCCTTGACAAGGTCTGGGGTGATCCTTGGAACGATCCTCTTAAACCTTACATAGACACCGGTTCTGACTCGGGTACTCCGGACGTTCAGGGAAGGTTCGTTTACGACTTTGACCTTGAGGGAGTAAAGCTTCACCTTGGAGTTATAGGCCACTACGGAAAGATGCAGATTGACCTTGCCGGAGGGGACAAGTACCTTGACACCTACTCCTACGGTTTTGAGGGAGCTATTTCACCTGCCGGCTGGCTGACGATTTCGGGAAAAATATGGGCTGGAAGGAACTTGGCCGGCTGGTACACGGGAGGAATCGGTCAGGGTGTTCTCTACGTAGACTCTCAGGGGCTTTATACAAAACTTGCCGACGTGAAGGACGACAAGCCGACCGATGCAAGAGAGATAGATGCTAAAGGAGGGTGGATAGAGGTTACCCTCAAGCCAACTTCTCAGTGGCTCTTCCACGTCGGTTACGGTGTTGACGACCCGGACAACGACGACTTTAAGTACGGTAGCGATGTCTATAAAAAGGCAAGGACAAAGAACACAATGTACTACGCAAACGGCCTTTACAAGCTTACTCCATCCCTTGGCTTTATGATGGAGTACCTGAGGGTTAAGACCGACTACGACTTCATAAGTGCTGATGGTACAGTCAACCGCTTCCAAGGAAGCGTCCTTTACTTCTTCTAA
- the prmC gene encoding peptide chain release factor N(5)-glutamine methyltransferase yields the protein MKWTVGTLVKRATEILKERGIKTARLDAELLLAHSLGFSDRVKLYTEFDRPLTEEEVESYRKLIVRRAKGEPVAYITGKKEFYGFTFRVERGVLIPRPETELLVDVVLDYLEGKEGKIIVDVGTGSGCIIITLCKLLKNKHRYIGTDISSIAIKVAEKNRRIHGCREVEFIKTDLLKGVEPPVDVVVSNPPYVPIGDRRLEESVRKFEPAVALFGGKDGLEVIRKLIPQAYEKLKSGGLIALEVGKGQAEAVKELLEASGFRDVKFHRDLSGKERVVSALK from the coding sequence ATGAAATGGACTGTTGGAACGCTTGTTAAAAGAGCTACGGAAATTTTAAAAGAAAGAGGTATTAAAACCGCCCGCCTTGATGCAGAGCTCCTTTTAGCCCACTCCTTGGGATTCAGCGATAGAGTAAAGCTCTATACGGAGTTTGATAGGCCTTTAACTGAAGAGGAAGTTGAAAGTTACAGGAAGCTAATTGTCAGGAGAGCTAAAGGAGAGCCTGTTGCCTACATAACGGGGAAGAAGGAGTTTTACGGTTTTACCTTTAGGGTAGAGAGGGGAGTATTAATACCAAGGCCTGAGACGGAGCTCTTAGTAGATGTCGTCCTTGATTACCTTGAAGGTAAGGAAGGGAAAATAATTGTTGATGTTGGAACTGGAAGCGGCTGCATAATTATTACCCTCTGTAAGCTCCTGAAAAATAAACACCGTTACATAGGAACGGATATTTCCTCAATAGCCATAAAAGTTGCCGAGAAAAACCGTAGAATTCACGGCTGTCGTGAGGTTGAATTCATTAAGACAGACCTTCTTAAAGGTGTAGAACCTCCGGTTGACGTTGTTGTTTCAAATCCTCCTTACGTGCCAATAGGAGATAGGCGACTTGAGGAGAGCGTTAGGAAGTTTGAGCCTGCCGTTGCTCTCTTTGGCGGGAAAGACGGCCTTGAGGTCATTAGAAAGTTAATTCCTCAGGCCTACGAAAAACTCAAAAGTGGTGGTTTAATAGCCCTTGAGGTCGGAAAGGGACAGGCGGAGGCTGTAAAAGAACTGCTTGAAGCCTCTGGCTTTAGGGACGTCAAATTCCATAGGGATCTTTCTGGGAAAGAAAGGGTAGTGTCAGCACTAAAATAG
- the murA gene encoding UDP-N-acetylglucosamine 1-carboxyvinyltransferase: protein MEKFVIKGGKELRGKVKVSGSKNASLPIIFASILSGELHLKNVPDLRDVDTSCKLLTQMGFNVRKERSEVLVTAENSIKTEAPYELVRTMRASILCLGPLLAKYRKAKVSLPGGCAIGVRPVNLHLKALSKMGADIKVDHGYITAEVKGRLKGAEITFDFPTVGGTENTLMAAVLAKGKTVIKNAAKEPEIVDLARALKTAGAEIEGEGTDVIEVNGVDEIGKIEYSVMPDRIEAGTFLAAVALAGGEVEIEDFPFDLLTAVIEKFEEAGLKVERLSGKKVRVVKKERLKGTNIVTQPYPGFPTDMQAQFMAAMCLADGISVIKETIFENRFMHVLELQRLGADLTIDGNTVVVKGVEKLVGAKVTATDLRASASLVIAGLAAENTTEVYRIYHLDRGYEKLEVKLRNLGAEIWREKSELPY, encoded by the coding sequence ATGGAAAAGTTTGTAATAAAAGGTGGTAAGGAGCTAAGGGGAAAAGTAAAAGTTTCTGGGTCAAAGAATGCATCACTACCAATTATCTTTGCCTCTATCCTTTCTGGAGAGCTCCACCTTAAAAACGTTCCCGATCTAAGGGACGTAGATACAAGCTGTAAACTGCTAACTCAAATGGGATTTAACGTAAGAAAGGAACGCTCAGAGGTTCTTGTTACGGCGGAAAACTCCATAAAAACAGAAGCTCCCTACGAACTTGTAAGGACGATGAGAGCATCTATCCTATGCCTTGGCCCTCTCCTTGCAAAATACAGAAAAGCAAAGGTTTCTCTTCCCGGAGGGTGTGCAATAGGCGTTCGTCCTGTGAACCTTCACCTTAAAGCCCTCTCCAAAATGGGGGCGGATATAAAAGTGGACCACGGCTACATTACCGCTGAAGTTAAGGGAAGATTAAAGGGAGCAGAGATAACCTTTGACTTCCCTACCGTTGGAGGAACGGAGAATACCTTAATGGCTGCAGTTCTCGCTAAGGGGAAAACGGTTATAAAAAATGCGGCGAAAGAGCCGGAAATTGTTGACCTTGCGAGAGCTCTAAAAACCGCCGGTGCAGAGATAGAAGGAGAGGGTACGGACGTTATTGAGGTAAACGGAGTTGACGAGATAGGGAAGATAGAGTATTCGGTAATGCCCGACAGAATAGAGGCCGGAACCTTCTTGGCAGCGGTTGCCCTTGCCGGCGGTGAAGTTGAAATAGAGGACTTTCCCTTTGACCTTCTCACCGCCGTAATAGAAAAGTTTGAGGAGGCTGGACTTAAAGTAGAGAGACTCTCAGGTAAAAAGGTTCGCGTAGTAAAAAAAGAGAGGCTCAAGGGGACGAACATCGTTACACAGCCTTACCCCGGCTTTCCAACAGATATGCAGGCTCAGTTCATGGCGGCTATGTGTCTTGCAGATGGAATTTCTGTTATAAAAGAGACCATATTTGAAAACCGTTTTATGCACGTTTTAGAGCTCCAGAGGCTCGGAGCAGACCTTACAATTGACGGAAACACCGTTGTAGTTAAGGGAGTTGAAAAACTCGTTGGAGCTAAGGTAACCGCAACCGACCTTAGAGCAAGTGCCTCCCTTGTTATAGCAGGTCTTGCCGCTGAAAACACAACTGAGGTTTATAGAATTTACCACCTTGATAGAGGATACGAAAAACTTGAGGTAAAACTCAGAAACCTTGGAGCTGAAATCTGGAGAGAGAAGAGCGAACTTCCCTACTAA
- the hisG gene encoding ATP phosphoribosyltransferase, translated as MRYDTITLALPKGRLLKDAVNFLIKAGIDASEVLTETRKLVFVKDNFRFILVKPMDVPTYVYYGTADIGIAGKDVIEEKGYDLYEPLNLGFGECRLSVAEPVDIKEPYDIEKLSFIRVATKYPKITDRYFRSKGIHPEIITLYGSVELAPLVGLADRIVDLVQTGTTLRENGLREVDVILYSTARLIVNRASLKTKYHIIKPIIDKMKRALSD; from the coding sequence ATGAGGTACGACACTATAACCCTTGCACTACCGAAAGGAAGGCTTCTAAAGGATGCAGTGAACTTCCTGATAAAAGCCGGCATTGATGCTTCAGAGGTTTTAACTGAGACCCGTAAACTCGTTTTTGTCAAAGACAACTTCCGCTTTATACTGGTTAAACCTATGGACGTTCCAACTTACGTTTACTACGGAACGGCCGATATCGGCATTGCCGGGAAGGACGTTATAGAGGAGAAAGGTTACGACCTTTACGAGCCCCTTAACTTAGGCTTTGGTGAGTGTAGGCTTTCAGTTGCTGAACCTGTAGACATAAAGGAGCCCTACGATATAGAAAAGCTCTCCTTCATAAGGGTGGCTACGAAGTATCCCAAAATTACAGATAGATACTTTAGGAGCAAAGGGATACATCCTGAAATAATCACTCTCTACGGCTCTGTGGAGCTTGCTCCCTTAGTTGGGCTTGCAGATAGAATCGTTGACCTTGTTCAGACAGGAACAACTTTAAGGGAGAACGGGCTAAGGGAAGTTGACGTGATACTTTACTCAACTGCAAGGTTAATAGTTAACAGGGCTAGCCTCAAAACTAAGTATCATATAATCAAGCCAATAATAGATAAGATGAAAAGGGCCCTGTCAGATTAA
- the purU gene encoding formyltetrahydrofolate deformylase, with product MRETAILLISCPDRKGILAKVTGFIAENGGNILHADQHIDFQKEIFFMRIEWDLSSFKIPKEKIAGSFEPIAKEFAMNYQLHFSSKVQNVAIFVSKYDHCLHDLLYRFKAGELKGNLKLVISNHPDLKELVETYGVPFYHFPKTKETKLEVEEKEIELLKKEKIDLIILARYMQILSDNFVNQFRNRIINIHHSFLPAFVGAKPYHRAYERGVKIIGATSHYVTEELDQGPIIEQDVVRVSHRDTLEDMIRKGRDLEKIVLARAVRWHLENKILVYDNKTVIFD from the coding sequence ATGAGGGAAACGGCAATCCTTCTCATATCCTGTCCCGATAGGAAAGGAATCCTCGCAAAAGTTACAGGTTTTATAGCCGAAAACGGCGGCAATATTCTCCACGCCGACCAGCACATTGACTTTCAGAAGGAAATCTTCTTTATGAGAATTGAGTGGGACCTGTCTTCTTTCAAAATACCCAAGGAGAAAATAGCAGGAAGCTTTGAGCCTATAGCCAAAGAGTTTGCGATGAACTATCAGCTTCACTTTAGCTCTAAGGTTCAAAACGTTGCAATATTCGTTTCCAAGTACGACCACTGTTTACACGACCTTCTCTACAGGTTCAAAGCTGGAGAACTCAAAGGAAACCTCAAGCTCGTAATAAGTAACCACCCCGATTTAAAAGAGCTCGTTGAAACCTACGGTGTTCCCTTCTACCACTTTCCTAAAACGAAAGAAACCAAGTTAGAAGTGGAGGAAAAGGAGATAGAGCTCCTAAAAAAAGAGAAAATTGACCTCATAATTCTTGCCCGCTACATGCAGATACTCAGCGATAACTTTGTAAACCAGTTCAGGAACAGAATAATAAACATCCATCACTCCTTCCTTCCCGCATTTGTAGGGGCCAAACCTTACCACAGAGCTTACGAAAGGGGAGTAAAGATAATCGGAGCAACAAGTCACTACGTAACGGAAGAACTTGACCAAGGCCCAATAATTGAGCAGGACGTAGTAAGGGTAAGCCACAGGGATACCTTAGAGGATATGATAAGGAAGGGAAGGGACCTTGAAAAAATAGTCCTTGCGAGGGCCGTCAGGTGGCACCTTGAGAACAAGATATTGGTCTACGACAATAAAACTGTAATCTTTGATTAA
- the glmS gene encoding glutamine--fructose-6-phosphate transaminase (isomerizing), whose amino-acid sequence HLIEEELKESSSFFDAFIKAIKKLKGSYAVATITTYEPEKIFVARKDSPLIIGVGNNENFVASDIPAFLSYTNKAVFLDDYEVAIVEKDSFKVFDINGNEKKKEIRTIPWSLAQAEKAGYKHFMLKEIYEQPRAIADTISGNLSWFSGKVPLEGISPKEFDRVQIVACGTSYHAGLIGKFYLENFSLIPTEVDLASEYRYRNPVVNEKTLFIAITQSGETADTLAAVRFAKSKGAKVLAICNVIGSTVTREAHETLYTYAGPEISVASTKAFTTQVVTLFMLSLWLARNRNTLKEEKVEGLLHELMELPSKVETFLNDERESGKVKEIADSFHKATNALYIGRHVNYPIALEGALKLKEISYIHAEGYPAGEMKHGPIALIDETMPVVVVATKGRVYEKMLSNMEEVKARKGKVIAVTNFTCREVQEKADAFIEVPEVNEFLSPVVNIVPLQLLAYYVADFLGYDVDQPRNLAKSVTVE is encoded by the coding sequence AAATCTTCGTCGCAAGGAAGGATAGCCCTCTCATCATAGGCGTCGGAAACAACGAAAACTTCGTAGCATCTGATATTCCCGCTTTCCTCTCCTATACAAATAAAGCCGTCTTCTTAGACGACTACGAGGTAGCTATCGTTGAAAAAGACTCCTTTAAGGTCTTTGACATTAACGGAAACGAAAAGAAAAAAGAAATCCGCACAATCCCTTGGTCCTTAGCTCAGGCTGAAAAAGCCGGCTACAAGCACTTTATGCTCAAAGAAATTTACGAGCAACCCAGAGCAATAGCAGACACTATAAGCGGCAACCTTTCTTGGTTCAGCGGAAAAGTCCCTCTTGAAGGTATCTCTCCAAAAGAGTTTGATAGAGTCCAAATCGTAGCTTGCGGTACTTCTTACCACGCAGGTCTCATAGGTAAGTTCTACCTTGAAAATTTCTCCCTTATACCTACCGAAGTTGACTTGGCTTCTGAGTATAGGTACAGAAATCCCGTCGTAAACGAGAAAACCCTCTTTATTGCCATAACCCAGTCCGGAGAAACTGCAGATACATTAGCGGCTGTAAGGTTCGCTAAAAGTAAAGGTGCTAAAGTCCTTGCCATCTGTAACGTTATAGGCTCCACCGTAACGAGGGAAGCCCATGAAACCCTCTACACCTACGCCGGCCCCGAAATTAGCGTGGCCTCTACAAAGGCTTTTACAACTCAGGTAGTAACTCTCTTTATGCTCTCTCTGTGGCTTGCAAGAAATAGAAACACCTTAAAGGAAGAAAAAGTAGAGGGACTCCTTCATGAACTCATGGAGCTACCTTCAAAAGTGGAAACTTTCTTAAACGACGAAAGAGAATCTGGAAAGGTCAAGGAAATAGCAGACAGTTTCCACAAGGCAACAAACGCCCTCTACATAGGAAGGCATGTGAACTACCCGATAGCCCTTGAGGGAGCTCTAAAACTCAAAGAGATATCCTACATCCACGCAGAAGGGTATCCGGCTGGAGAGATGAAACACGGTCCTATAGCTCTGATAGATGAAACTATGCCCGTCGTTGTCGTTGCAACGAAAGGAAGGGTTTACGAGAAGATGCTCTCAAATATGGAAGAGGTAAAAGCAAGGAAGGGGAAAGTTATAGCCGTTACAAACTTCACATGTAGAGAAGTCCAAGAAAAGGCAGACGCCTTTATAGAAGTTCCAGAAGTTAACGAGTTTCTCTCTCCTGTTGTAAACATTGTCCCATTGCAGCTTCTTGCCTACTACGTAGCCGATTTCTTGGGTTACGATGTTGACCAGCCAAGAAACTTAGCAAAGAGCGTAACGGTGGAGTAA